From Tachysurus fulvidraco isolate hzauxx_2018 chromosome 10, HZAU_PFXX_2.0, whole genome shotgun sequence, one genomic window encodes:
- the dus2 gene encoding tRNA-dihydrouridine(20) synthase [NAD(P)+]-like translates to MASSLGKLGFNNKMILAPMVRVGTLPMRLLALDYGADIVYCEELIDLKMVQCDRVVNHVLETVDFIAPDERVMFRTCNKEKDHVVFQMGTADPERALAVAKLVEHDVAAIDVNMGCPKEYSTKGGMGSALLSDPDKIEAILTRLVRGISKPVTCKIRILSTLEETVSLVKRIEKTGVAAIAVHGRMKEERPRHAVHCDYIRAVAENVSVPVIANGGSLDPIKTYDDIEQFRESTGASSVMLARAAMWNPSIFRCQGMVSVDEVMEEYVKYAVRYDNNTFNTKYCLCQMLRDRVESPMGKQLHAAQTNKEICEVFGMSDFYKKAQDELEVRKKALDANSSSLPDQPVLDGDVITMAIKFERREYPPQITPKMYLLEWSRKEKLEQPLYKTEQRAQDRCFQSTVIVANKKYRSTLWEKSKKFAEQAAAIVCLRTLGVPEGRIGEGYSGLVNKRKREEKKSTISEDNNITDLAHRKRRLTEPSQKEEQVSNDSLVVVNGSCGQTVSWP, encoded by the exons ATGGCATCCTCACTGGGTAAACTGGGATTCAACAATAAGATGATTTTAGCACCCATGGTGAGGGTAGGAACTCTACCTATGAGACTTTTGGCATTGGACTATGGTGCAGATATCGTCTACTGTGAG GAACTGATTGATCTCAAAATGGTTCAGTGTGATAGGGTTGTGAATC ATGTCTTGGAGACTGTGGACTTTATAGCACCAGATGAAAGGGTTATGTTCCGCACCTGTAATAAAGAGAAAGACCACGTTGTCTTTCAGATG GGAACAGCTGATCCAGAGAGAGCACTGGCAGTAGCCAAACTTGT TGAGCATGATGTGGCTGCTATTGATGTGAATATGGGATGTCCAAAGGAATACTCTACCAAG GGCGGAATGGGATCTGCGTTACTTTCTGACCCTGACAAGATTGAGGCT aTTCTGACCAGACTAGTGCGGGGAATTTCAAAACCAGTGACCTGCAAAATCCGAATCCTTTCCACT TTGGAGGAAACAGTGAGTTTGGTGAAAAGAATTGAAAAAACAGGTGTAGCAGCAATAGCAGTGCACGGCAG GATGAAAGAGGAGAGACCAAGGCATGCCGTCCACTGTGATTACATTCGAGCTGTAGCTGAAAATGTGTCTGTTCCAGTGATCGCAAA TGGTGGCTCTCTTGATCCCATAAAAACATATGATGATATTGAGCAATTTCGAGAGTCTACAGGAGCATCCTCTGTCATGTTAGCTCGGGCTGCCATGTGGAACCCTTCTATATTTCGCTGCCAGGGAATGGTGTCTGTAGATGAGGTTATGGAAGAATATGTCAAATAT GCTGTTCGCTATGACAACAACACATTCAACACTAAATACTGCCTGTGCCAGATGTTAAGGGATAGGGTGGAATCGCCAATGGGCAAACAACTTCATGCAGCACAGACCAATAAAGAAATCTG TGAGGTGTTTGGAATGAGTGATTTCTATAAGAAAGCCCAGGATGAATTGGAGGTCCGCAAAAAAGCCCTTGATGCCAACAGCAGCAGTCTTCCAGACCAGCCTGTACTGGACGGCGATGTCATCACTATGGCTATCAAGTTTGAAAG GAGAGAGTATCCCCCTCAGATCACCCCAAAGATGTACTTGTTAGAATGGAGCAGGAAGGAAAAGCTGGAGCAGCCTTTGTATAAAACG GAGCAACGTGCCCAAGACAGATGTTTTCAGTCTACAGTAATAGTGGCAAATAAAAAGTATAGGTCCACACTATG gGAGAAGTCAAAGAAATTTGCTGAACAAGCTGCTGCTATTGTGTGTTTGCGCACTCTCGGTGTACCCGAGGGTCGTATTGGAGAGGGCTACTCAGGACTGGTAAACAAGAGAAaaagggaagagaaaaaaagcacCATTTCAGAGGACAACAACATTACAGACTTAGCACACAGGAAGAGACGGCTCACTGAGCCATCGCAAAAAGAGGAACAAGTATCAAATGACAGTCTGGTAGTAGTGAATGGCTCCTGTGGTCAGACTGTGTCTTGGCCATGA